In Candidatus Omnitrophota bacterium, a single genomic region encodes these proteins:
- the purL gene encoding phosphoribosylformylglycinamidine synthase subunit PurL yields MSWKIEIKDKAEVFDAIGEGIKRDIFDLGIYDVEDVKFIQIYIIKDSITPDDVKKICEEVLLDSVSQEYSFSKTSQINNSFGNNTHVVEVAYNPGVMDPVEESSLKAIRDIGISAVTSIKTAKKYIIKGRLNNHQLKIICDKLLYNKLIQHIVPRMAEDKIPAEVKYQFRLVTVGLLKAGDKKLMQLSKSGQLFLNINEMRAIKDYFRKLKRDPTDCELETIAQTWSEHCWHKTFRGKIDYKQSTVNGALCTKKIDNLLKSTIMKVTKELNKPWCVSVFKDNSGVIKFDDDYNICFKVETHNHPSALEPFGGANTGVGGVIRDPLGTGMGAKPILNTDVFCFASPDYPFSKLPAGTLHPKRVMKGVVSGVRDYGNKMGIPTVNGAILFHDRFVGNPLVYCGTVGIMPKDKAFKNPRKGDLIVVVGGRTGRDGIHGATFSSGELTHESETISSGAVQIGNPIQEKKMVDTILKARDRGLYSAITDCGAGGLSSAVGEMGQDLGAVVYLDKVPLKYSGLSYMEIWISESQERMVLSVPKENIAELIDVFTKENVEAAVIGEFPGDDKLRLYYNDKKVCELEMGFLHEGLPKIEKKAVFKQHIYREPKLRCPKDVTKTLKQLLSHYDICSKEWVIRQYDHEVQGGSVVKPLIGKFNDGPADASVNRPLLNSNRGIILSNGINFRFGLIDPYWMAASCIDEALRQIIAVGGSLGRVALLDNFCWGNPDKPDRLGGLVRAALGCYDIAKGFGLPFISGKDSLYNEFTVNKRSISIPGTLLISAIAVMQDVSKAVSMYLKKPGNLVYIVGETFNELGGSHYYDILGYVGNTVPKVDVIKAKKTFVALSKAASSGLVESIHDCSDGGLAVSCAEMSFAGNLGMRVFLSEAPFNNSKARLSNDCVLFSESNSRFIVEVSRENQKAFEKTLKGIVYGLIGCVTKEGILEVHGLDGKTCIRASVDELKTAWKEPLQW; encoded by the coding sequence ATGTCTTGGAAAATTGAAATAAAAGATAAAGCCGAGGTATTTGATGCAATCGGAGAGGGTATTAAGCGGGATATCTTTGACCTGGGTATTTACGACGTTGAAGATGTAAAGTTTATACAGATATATATAATAAAGGACAGCATTACCCCTGATGATGTAAAGAAAATATGCGAGGAAGTCCTTTTAGACAGCGTTTCACAAGAGTACTCTTTTTCAAAAACCAGCCAAATAAACAATAGTTTCGGCAATAATACCCACGTAGTCGAAGTAGCCTATAATCCGGGAGTTATGGACCCGGTTGAAGAGTCCAGCCTTAAAGCAATCAGGGACATAGGAATATCCGCGGTAACTTCCATAAAAACAGCTAAAAAATATATCATCAAAGGCAGGCTTAATAACCATCAGCTGAAAATAATCTGTGATAAATTATTATACAATAAGCTTATACAGCATATAGTCCCGCGCATGGCAGAAGACAAAATCCCGGCGGAAGTAAAATATCAATTCAGATTAGTTACTGTCGGGTTGCTAAAAGCCGGTGATAAGAAATTAATGCAGCTTAGTAAAAGCGGGCAATTGTTTCTTAATATAAATGAGATGCGCGCAATTAAGGATTACTTCAGGAAGCTTAAACGCGATCCTACGGATTGTGAGCTGGAGACCATAGCCCAGACCTGGTCAGAGCATTGCTGGCATAAAACGTTCAGGGGTAAGATAGATTATAAACAGTCAACTGTGAACGGTGCACTGTGCACTAAAAAGATTGATAATCTCCTTAAATCAACGATAATGAAGGTCACCAAAGAGCTTAATAAGCCCTGGTGCGTATCGGTATTCAAGGATAACTCAGGTGTCATAAAGTTTGATGACGATTACAACATTTGTTTTAAAGTAGAGACCCATAACCATCCTTCAGCACTTGAGCCTTTCGGAGGGGCAAATACCGGTGTGGGCGGGGTAATCCGTGACCCGTTAGGCACCGGTATGGGCGCAAAACCTATCCTTAATACCGACGTTTTTTGTTTTGCCAGCCCGGATTATCCTTTCAGTAAATTACCGGCAGGTACGTTGCATCCGAAAAGAGTGATGAAGGGGGTTGTTTCAGGAGTCAGGGATTATGGTAACAAAATGGGGATCCCCACTGTTAACGGCGCCATCCTTTTTCATGACAGATTTGTGGGCAATCCATTAGTTTATTGCGGCACCGTCGGAATAATGCCTAAAGACAAAGCATTTAAAAACCCGAGGAAGGGGGATTTAATCGTTGTAGTCGGCGGCAGGACGGGAAGAGACGGCATACACGGTGCGACATTCTCTTCCGGCGAGCTTACCCATGAGTCTGAAACAATATCAAGCGGGGCAGTCCAGATCGGTAATCCCATACAGGAAAAAAAGATGGTTGATACTATCCTTAAAGCAAGGGATAGGGGTTTGTATAGCGCGATAACTGATTGCGGAGCTGGCGGGCTATCCAGTGCGGTCGGGGAAATGGGCCAAGACCTGGGAGCGGTTGTATATTTGGATAAAGTCCCGCTTAAATATAGCGGCCTCTCTTATATGGAGATATGGATCTCGGAGTCGCAGGAAAGAATGGTCCTTTCGGTGCCGAAAGAGAATATAGCAGAATTGATAGATGTTTTTACTAAGGAGAATGTGGAAGCAGCAGTTATCGGAGAGTTCCCGGGTGATGATAAATTAAGGCTTTATTATAACGATAAGAAAGTCTGTGAATTGGAAATGGGTTTTCTGCATGAAGGGCTGCCTAAAATAGAAAAGAAAGCCGTATTTAAACAGCATATTTACAGGGAACCGAAGCTTCGCTGTCCAAAGGATGTGACTAAAACTTTAAAACAGCTTCTTTCTCATTATGATATCTGTTCCAAGGAGTGGGTTATAAGGCAATATGACCATGAAGTCCAGGGGGGGTCTGTTGTTAAGCCTCTTATAGGCAAGTTTAACGACGGCCCGGCTGATGCTTCAGTAAACAGGCCTTTATTAAATTCAAACAGGGGCATTATTTTATCTAACGGGATCAATTTCAGGTTCGGCCTAATCGACCCTTACTGGATGGCTGCTTCATGCATTGACGAGGCATTAAGGCAGATAATCGCAGTCGGCGGATCACTTGGGAGGGTCGCATTATTAGATAATTTTTGCTGGGGCAATCCTGATAAGCCTGATAGGCTTGGAGGTTTAGTGCGCGCTGCTTTAGGATGTTATGATATTGCAAAAGGTTTTGGCCTGCCTTTTATATCGGGTAAAGACAGCCTGTATAACGAATTCACGGTCAATAAAAGATCCATCTCTATCCCGGGTACTTTACTGATTTCTGCCATTGCAGTCATGCAGGATGTATCAAAAGCCGTTTCGATGTACCTTAAGAAGCCGGGCAACCTCGTGTATATCGTAGGAGAAACTTTTAATGAGTTGGGAGGGTCACATTACTATGATATTCTTGGTTATGTAGGCAATACCGTACCGAAGGTAGATGTTATTAAGGCAAAGAAAACATTTGTCGCTTTAAGTAAAGCTGCCTCTAGCGGCCTGGTAGAATCTATCCATGATTGTTCTGACGGAGGCTTAGCCGTGAGTTGCGCCGAGATGTCTTTTGCTGGGAACCTTGGCATGAGAGTTTTCTTATCCGAGGCGCCGTTTAATAACAGCAAGGCAAGGCTTAGTAATGATTGTGTGCTTTTTTCCGAATCTAATTCCAGATTTATAGTAGAAGTGAGCCGCGAAAACCAAAAAGCTTTTGAAAAAACGCTTAAAGGCATTGTTTACGGCTTAATCGGATGCGTAACTAAAGAGGGTATATTGGAAGTCCATGGTTTAGACGGTAAAACATGTATCAGGGCATCTGTAGATGAGCTTAAGACGGCCTGGAAGGAGCCTTTGCAATGGTGA
- a CDS encoding TIGR00730 family Rossman fold protein, with protein sequence MVKNTKRKKDELLDDSDDFVRQDTWRVFRIMSEFVEGFEVLSKLGEAVSIFGSSRTKPDNKHYKLAEEVAYLLAKEGYAVITGSGPGLMEAANKGAKRACGCSVGLNIQIPSEQKANKYVDTLLDFHYFFVRKVMFVKYAKAFVILPGGYGTLDEFTEAINLIQTKRISKFPVVLFGSEYWKGLLDWLKSTVLANGNISKEDLDIFVVVDKPKEVVDAIRKFYAKA encoded by the coding sequence ATGGTGAAAAATACTAAGCGCAAGAAAGACGAGCTATTGGATGATTCAGATGATTTTGTAAGGCAGGATACTTGGCGGGTGTTCCGTATAATGTCGGAATTCGTCGAAGGTTTTGAAGTATTATCCAAACTGGGAGAAGCTGTTTCGATATTCGGCTCAAGCAGGACAAAACCGGATAATAAACACTACAAATTGGCCGAGGAAGTCGCCTATCTTTTGGCAAAAGAAGGTTATGCTGTTATTACCGGCAGCGGCCCCGGGCTTATGGAAGCTGCCAACAAAGGGGCAAAGAGGGCATGCGGGTGTTCTGTGGGCTTAAATATTCAGATACCCAGCGAGCAAAAAGCAAATAAATATGTAGATACGCTTCTTGATTTTCATTATTTTTTTGTCAGAAAAGTGATGTTTGTTAAATATGCCAAAGCTTTTGTAATACTCCCCGGAGGTTACGGGACGCTGGATGAGTTCACCGAGGCCATTAATCTTATTCAGACCAAGAGGATATCCAAATTCCCCGTAGTCTTATTCGGCTCGGAATATTGGAAGGGCCTTCTGGATTGGCTTAAAAGCACTGTTTTAGCAAACGGTAACATAAGCAAAGAGGACCTGGATATTTTTGTTGTTGTGGATAAGCCCAAAGAAGTAGTCGATGCCATAAGGAAGTTTTATGCAAAAGCCTAA
- the purQ gene encoding phosphoribosylformylglycinamidine synthase I: MQKPKVCVLRSAGTNCDLETAAAFGKAGAVCELVHINELIAGSRSLHSFQILAIPGGFTYGDDLGAGRVFANELRFKLRKDIENFISEGKVIIGICNGFQILVKSGLLAGAKDFKQQASLIINDSAKFEDRWVYLKPSAISRQLSAKCVWTRNLPDKIYLPVAHGEGKFITRDKNVLDNLFKSGQVVLQYCDEDTQLADYPYNPNGSIENIAGICDETGRIFGLMPHPERHIDLLQHPRSWTENAAGVKEGDGLQIFRNGVEYIINELRKGKFE, from the coding sequence ATGCAAAAGCCTAAAGTCTGCGTATTAAGAAGCGCAGGTACCAACTGTGATTTAGAAACCGCTGCTGCTTTTGGAAAAGCAGGCGCTGTATGTGAATTAGTGCATATAAACGAGCTTATAGCAGGCAGCAGGAGCCTGCATAGTTTTCAGATATTGGCTATACCCGGCGGATTTACTTACGGTGATGACCTGGGCGCAGGCAGGGTTTTTGCCAATGAGCTGAGGTTTAAACTGCGCAAGGATATAGAGAATTTTATCTCAGAAGGAAAGGTCATAATAGGCATATGCAATGGTTTCCAGATATTAGTAAAAAGCGGGTTATTGGCAGGCGCTAAAGACTTTAAACAGCAGGCAAGCCTGATAATTAACGATAGCGCAAAATTTGAGGATAGGTGGGTTTATTTAAAGCCGTCAGCTATCAGCCGTCAGCTATCAGCTAAATGCGTGTGGACGCGTAATTTACCTGACAAGATTTATCTGCCGGTTGCCCACGGGGAAGGGAAATTCATAACCAGAGACAAAAATGTGCTTGATAACCTTTTTAAGAGCGGGCAGGTTGTTCTGCAATATTGCGATGAAGATACGCAGTTGGCAGACTATCCTTATAATCCGAACGGTTCAATAGAGAATATCGCCGGTATATGCGATGAAACGGGAAGGATCTTCGGGCTTATGCCGCATCCGGAGCGCCATATTGATCTATTGCAGCATCCAAGGTCATGGACTGAAAATGCAGCAGGAGTAAAAGAAGGCGATGGTTTGCAGATATTCAGAAACGGTGTTGAATATATAATAAATGAGCTTAGAAAGGGGAAATTTGAATGA
- a CDS encoding amidophosphoribosyltransferase, producing the protein MSGIFGVISRDSCSDDLFYGTDYHSHLGTQFAGLAVSTGEIQRKIHDIKGSQFKAKFFTEYKNMQGAMGIGVISSKEEQPILVHSRFGAFAIVTNGFIDNAVQLAEDLYKKGQSFSEVTDGSVNTTELIAKLIIRGENIIDGIEKMFKAIRGSCSLLLLTKDGIYAARDRLGYSALTVGIKSGSFAVTTETSAFHNLGYKIDKSLEPGEIIFLNKRGITTRKKCSDKKQICSFLWIYTGFPASSYEGHNVEAARERCGRCLAKNDMVDADMVAGIPDSGTAHAIGYAMESGIPLRRPLVKYTPGYDRSYTPPSQHMRDLVARMKLIPIPEIIKGKRIVFCDDSIVRGTQLKNYTIQKLINCGAKQIHLRIACPPLMFPCKFNYSTRQIKELAARKAIRALEGKDTKNIKRYLDEGSYEYKRMVKWIARDLKVDTLRYLKLQDMIQAIGLPEQKICQYCWTGKEG; encoded by the coding sequence ATGAGCGGTATATTCGGAGTAATCTCCAGGGACAGCTGTAGTGATGATTTGTTTTATGGCACTGATTATCATTCTCACCTCGGCACGCAGTTTGCGGGGCTGGCAGTTTCAACCGGGGAAATTCAACGTAAAATACATGATATAAAAGGCAGCCAGTTTAAAGCTAAATTCTTTACAGAATATAAAAATATGCAGGGGGCTATGGGCATAGGGGTGATCAGCTCTAAAGAAGAACAGCCCATATTGGTGCATTCCAGATTCGGTGCATTTGCCATAGTGACTAATGGATTTATTGACAATGCGGTTCAGCTAGCCGAGGATCTTTATAAGAAAGGGCAGTCCTTCAGTGAAGTAACCGACGGCTCTGTCAATACCACGGAATTAATTGCCAAATTAATAATAAGAGGAGAAAATATAATTGATGGCATAGAAAAGATGTTTAAGGCGATAAGGGGTTCCTGTTCCTTGCTTTTGTTGACTAAGGATGGGATCTATGCGGCCAGGGACCGTCTGGGATATAGCGCTTTGACTGTCGGGATAAAATCGGGCTCTTTCGCGGTCACTACAGAAACAAGCGCTTTTCATAATCTTGGATATAAAATAGACAAGAGCCTTGAGCCCGGAGAGATAATATTTTTAAACAAGCGAGGTATCACAACCAGAAAAAAGTGTTCGGATAAAAAACAAATTTGTTCATTCTTATGGATATATACCGGGTTTCCTGCTTCTTCCTATGAAGGCCACAACGTAGAGGCGGCAAGAGAAAGGTGCGGTCGCTGCCTGGCTAAGAATGATATGGTTGATGCGGATATGGTTGCCGGGATACCGGATTCAGGCACCGCGCATGCAATAGGTTATGCGATGGAATCAGGCATACCTTTACGCAGGCCACTGGTAAAATATACCCCTGGTTATGACCGTAGCTATACTCCGCCTTCCCAGCATATGCGTGATTTGGTCGCAAGGATGAAGCTTATTCCTATTCCCGAGATCATAAAGGGCAAGCGCATAGTTTTTTGTGATGATTCAATCGTCAGGGGCACGCAACTCAAGAATTATACTATTCAGAAACTCATTAATTGCGGAGCAAAACAGATCCATTTGAGGATCGCCTGCCCGCCGCTTATGTTCCCGTGCAAATTCAATTATTCCACCCGTCAGATAAAAGAATTAGCTGCCCGTAAGGCGATCAGAGCGCTTGAAGGCAAAGATACCAAAAATATAAAACGGTATCTTGATGAAGGATCATACGAATATAAAAGAATGGTAAAGTGGATTGCCAGGGACTTAAAGGTTGATACTTTAAGATATCTGAAACTGCAGGACATGATCCAGGCTATCGGTTTACCTGAGCAAAAAATATGCCAGTATTGCTGGACCGGCAAAGAGGGTTAA
- a CDS encoding amidophosphoribosyltransferase, with protein MDEYGLLNDHPKEYCGLFGITGHKQASWLTYLGLYALQHRGQEACGIVSNNNGSLHVHKDMGLVADVFDGRTLNSLKGDTACGHVRYSTTGSSVLKNSQPLLIDYAKGTMCIAHNGNLVNSLELRSYLEKRGSIFQTTTDSELIIHLMAKARCRDLQGSLMYALKRIRGAFSLVMMNRDSLIGVRDPWGFRPLCLGKLRNSWCLASETCALDLIGAKFVRDVEPGEIIFISDNKLKSVKFSPQKNKFAMCIFEHVYFSRPDSIVFGETVHMVRRKLGEQLAREYPVDADFVVPVPDSGFSAAMGYSHESGIPLEMGIIRNHYIGRTFIQPAQDIREFGIRVKFNLLKDVLRGKKIVIVDDSIVRGNTSKIRVRNLRRAGVKEVHLRISCPPHRHPCFYGIDFHRSSELIANKYGSLEQIRKYLGVDSLGYLSLEGMHKCLKNPEKYYCNACWTGRYPVKAETGHSKFSLESRCCGQGEIKL; from the coding sequence ATGGACGAATACGGTTTATTAAACGACCATCCAAAGGAATATTGCGGTTTGTTCGGAATAACCGGACATAAGCAGGCCAGCTGGCTTACATATCTTGGTTTGTATGCGTTGCAGCACAGGGGACAGGAGGCCTGCGGGATTGTATCGAACAACAACGGTTCCCTGCACGTACATAAAGATATGGGTTTAGTCGCTGATGTTTTCGACGGCCGTACTTTAAACAGTCTTAAGGGCGATACTGCCTGCGGCCATGTCAGGTATTCTACCACCGGTTCAAGTGTCTTGAAAAATTCCCAGCCGTTATTAATAGACTATGCCAAAGGTACAATGTGTATCGCGCATAACGGTAACCTAGTTAATTCCCTGGAATTAAGGTCATATCTGGAAAAGCGCGGTTCTATTTTTCAGACAACAACCGATTCAGAATTAATTATTCATCTTATGGCCAAGGCAAGATGCCGTGATTTGCAAGGAAGCCTTATGTATGCGCTAAAGCGGATAAGAGGGGCGTTTTCTTTGGTTATGATGAACAGAGATTCTCTTATTGGAGTAAGGGACCCATGGGGTTTCAGGCCGCTTTGTCTGGGCAAACTAAGAAATTCCTGGTGTCTGGCTTCTGAGACCTGCGCGCTTGACCTTATCGGAGCAAAATTCGTACGCGATGTAGAGCCGGGAGAAATCATCTTTATTTCGGATAATAAACTCAAGTCAGTAAAATTCAGCCCGCAGAAGAATAAATTCGCAATGTGTATCTTTGAACACGTTTATTTTTCCCGTCCTGATTCAATTGTTTTTGGCGAAACGGTGCATATGGTAAGGCGTAAGCTTGGCGAACAGCTGGCCAGGGAATATCCGGTGGATGCGGATTTTGTTGTCCCTGTTCCTGATTCCGGTTTTTCAGCCGCGATGGGTTATTCTCATGAGTCGGGTATACCTCTTGAAATGGGCATAATCAGGAACCATTATATAGGCAGGACATTCATACAGCCTGCCCAGGATATAAGGGAATTCGGGATAAGGGTAAAATTCAATCTGCTTAAAGATGTTTTAAGAGGCAAGAAGATTGTTATTGTTGATGATTCTATTGTCCGCGGAAATACTTCGAAGATCCGCGTCAGAAACTTAAGAAGGGCAGGCGTCAAAGAAGTGCATTTAAGGATTTCCTGCCCGCCGCACAGGCACCCTTGTTTTTATGGTATTGATTTTCACCGTTCCAGCGAACTGATCGCAAATAAATACGGCTCACTTGAACAGATAAGGAAATATTTAGGCGTAGACAGCCTGGGTTATCTCAGCCTTGAAGGGATGCACAAATGCCTTAAGAATCCCGAAAAATATTATTGTAATGCCTGCTGGACAGGCAGGTATCCGGTTAAAGCAGAGACAGGCCATAGCAAATTTTCTCTTGAGTCACGTTGCTGCGGCCAGGGAGAGATTAAATTATGA
- a CDS encoding phosphoribosylformylglycinamidine cyclo-ligase, whose amino-acid sequence MRRTKSINYKSAGVDIHKAESFKEKIKPLARKSFTGEVIKDIGGFGAFFRFPQKAYKNPVLVSSSDGVGTKLKIAALVNKHDTIGIDAVAMNVNDILCTGARPLFFLDYLAYSDLKEETLLDIIKGINNGCIESGCSLIGGETAQMPGMYDKGEYDVAGFCVGAIEEANIIDGSRIEEGDLALGLESSGLHSNGFSLVRKVFSEAELKRMSKELLEPTRIYVKPVIALLDKFGYDCKVIRGISHITGGAFYNKISRILPRKFDLRIDKNSWVVPKIFRLVQNKGNVSDRDMYSTLNMGIGMVLFIPKAALSQVKGELEKFSLKSWVIGKVTPGARQVHIN is encoded by the coding sequence ATGAGACGAACAAAGAGCATAAACTATAAGTCTGCTGGAGTTGATATACACAAAGCAGAGAGTTTTAAAGAAAAGATAAAACCTTTGGCGAGGAAATCTTTTACCGGCGAAGTGATTAAGGATATCGGCGGGTTCGGTGCATTTTTCAGGTTCCCCCAAAAGGCCTACAAGAACCCGGTGCTGGTTTCTTCCTCTGACGGCGTAGGCACTAAGCTTAAGATAGCTGCGCTTGTCAATAAGCATGATACCATCGGTATAGATGCTGTGGCCATGAACGTAAATGACATACTTTGCACCGGGGCAAGGCCGTTGTTTTTTCTTGATTATTTAGCTTATAGCGACCTCAAGGAAGAGACCCTGCTGGATATAATCAAAGGGATAAATAACGGTTGCATTGAATCGGGGTGTTCTTTAATCGGAGGAGAAACTGCCCAGATGCCTGGCATGTATGATAAAGGTGAATATGATGTGGCCGGATTTTGCGTAGGGGCGATCGAAGAGGCCAATATAATCGATGGTTCAAGAATAGAAGAAGGGGATTTGGCTTTAGGCCTGGAATCAAGCGGACTGCATTCTAACGGTTTTTCATTGGTCAGAAAGGTTTTCTCCGAGGCAGAGCTTAAAAGGATGAGTAAAGAGCTGCTTGAACCCACGCGTATTTATGTAAAACCGGTGATTGCCTTGTTGGATAAATTCGGCTATGACTGTAAGGTAATCAGGGGCATATCCCATATTACAGGCGGTGCTTTTTATAACAAGATATCACGTATCCTACCGAGAAAATTTGATTTGAGGATTGACAAAAATTCCTGGGTTGTACCGAAAATCTTCAGGCTCGTTCAAAACAAGGGCAATGTCAGCGACAGAGACATGTACTCGACATTAAATATGGGTATTGGCATGGTATTATTTATTCCTAAAGCTGCTTTAAGCCAGGTTAAGGGCGAGTTGGAAAAATTCAGCTTGAAATCCTGGGTTATCGGGAAAGTCACCCCGGGAGCCAGGCAAGTGCATATAAATTAA
- a CDS encoding SPFH/Band 7/PHB domain protein, protein MGPLFTMTIVFAVFIFLSGIRIVRPTHRGLVERLGKYNRFANPGFNWIIPVIESLYMVNITEQMVDAEPQEIITNDNLNARVDAQVYFKVKPDEVSVKNSLYNVNNYQWQIVNLARTTLRNIIGTLTLKSANSERGKINEELHKTLCEETQSWGIEIVRTELKEIDPPKDVQETMNKVVKAENEKIAAIDYATATETAADGQKRAEIKKAEGIKQARILQAEGEAEAIKLVNEAAEHYFVGNAQVLRKLEAVEKSLENNAKIVVPSNTELVNVIGEMAGVLPLRKEQKEK, encoded by the coding sequence ATGGGCCCTTTGTTTACGATGACCATAGTATTCGCAGTTTTTATCTTTCTTTCCGGGATAAGGATAGTCCGTCCTACTCACCGCGGGCTGGTTGAGAGGCTGGGTAAATACAACCGTTTTGCCAACCCGGGTTTTAACTGGATAATACCGGTGATTGAGAGCCTTTATATGGTCAATATCACCGAGCAGATGGTTGATGCCGAGCCGCAGGAAATTATTACCAACGATAATTTAAATGCCCGTGTAGATGCACAGGTTTATTTTAAGGTCAAGCCTGATGAGGTAAGCGTAAAGAATTCCCTGTATAACGTTAATAATTATCAGTGGCAGATAGTCAATCTTGCCCGCACTACCTTAAGGAATATTATCGGCACGCTTACGCTTAAATCCGCTAACAGCGAAAGGGGTAAGATAAACGAAGAGCTGCATAAGACCCTTTGCGAAGAGACACAGAGCTGGGGTATTGAGATAGTGCGTACTGAGCTTAAGGAAATCGACCCTCCTAAAGATGTCCAGGAGACGATGAACAAGGTGGTAAAAGCTGAAAATGAAAAAATCGCCGCTATTGATTATGCAACAGCCACAGAGACTGCAGCTGATGGCCAGAAGAGGGCTGAAATTAAGAAAGCCGAAGGCATCAAGCAGGCCAGGATCCTTCAGGCTGAAGGCGAGGCTGAGGCGATCAAGCTGGTCAACGAGGCAGCTGAGCATTATTTTGTCGGTAACGCGCAGGTGCTAAGGAAATTAGAGGCAGTTGAGAAGTCGCTTGAAAATAACGCAAAAATAGTAGTCCCTTCAAATACAGAACTGGTCAACGTTATCGGCGAGATGGCAGGTGTATTGCCGCTTAGAAAAGAACAAAAAGAGAAATGA